The Physeter macrocephalus isolate SW-GA unplaced genomic scaffold, ASM283717v5 random_3310, whole genome shotgun sequence genome contains a region encoding:
- the LOC114485770 gene encoding uncharacterized protein, whose protein sequence is MCVDARTGGQYDLGIFTAEKSLYYVTQVDAKDLTDAGAKERVAEVKLEAPLQLAKAQTLKAEHDRAIEQRGELLTAAISHCTAALQIDPSSVEAYLLRGRAYLAKGELDNAETYQPAKQLVELSYMLQRHAVRPGAGTEAPQSASPAAAPPQQATVAASHYCSAADELQQQSLKRQKDWVEALLPLHQSCRLCAQRRGGSLQQQQQHKEQQPTRQASAAAAARSCSAKLQSNQGDGVRVGIW, encoded by the exons atgtgtgtcGACGCACGCACAGGCGGGCAGTACGACTTGGGAATATTCACGGCGGAGAAGAGCTTGTACTACGTCACGCAGGTTGACGCGAAGGACCTGACGGACGCCGGCGCGAAAGAACGAGTGGCCGAAGTCAAATTAGAAGCCCCGCTGCAGCTGGCGAAGGCGCAAACTCTGAAGGCAGAACACGACCGCGCGATCGAACAACGCGGCGAACTACTCACGGCCGCCATCTCCCACTGCACGGCCGCGCTGCAGATCGA CCCCTCAAGCGTGGAGGCGTATCTGCTGCGTGGACGAGCGTACCTGGCCAAAGGCGAACTTGATAATGCTGAG ACATACCAGCCAGCGAAGCAGCTGGTGGAGCTGAGCTATATGCTACAGCGGCACGCAGTAAGGCCTGGGGCAGGAACAGAAGCACCTCAATCAGCAAGTCCAGCCGCAGCACCACCTCAACAAGCGACAGTAGCGGCAAGTCATTATTGTTCAGCAGCAGATGAGCTGCAGCAGCAGTCGCTTAAGCGGCAAAAAGACTGGGTGGAAGCACTGCTGCCGCTGCATCAGAGTTGCAGGCTCTGCGCCCAGCGCAGAGGGGGATCGttgcaacaacagcagcagcacaaaGAGCAGCAGCCAACACGTCAAGCATCCGCAGCAGCGGCAGCACGCAGCTGCAGCGCAAAGCTACAAAGTAACCAGGGTGACGGGGTGCGTGTAGGTATTTGGTGA